Genomic segment of Candoia aspera isolate rCanAsp1 chromosome 2, rCanAsp1.hap2, whole genome shotgun sequence:
CTATTTATTGTTCCAGCCAGATGAACTGTATTTTGAAGAAGGAGATATTATCTACATTTCTGATATGGTGAGTTCATAAACAAAACCACTGAACCAATCCCACCTTAAGAGAATAAAGTGCACCTTGAACTCCCAGTTGCCTTTTTCAACACTGCTTTCTTTTCCCTCCAGAGTGACACAAATTGGTGGAAAGGAACCTGCAAAGGAAGAACTGGACTAATCCCAAGCAACTATGGTAATTTTGTAAATTGTGTTCCAAGAGATAtttgtggatgatgatgatgatgatgaagatgatagaGGAGGATGAGGGGGGGAAGCGGGAAAATCAGAAAATATAAAGACCttcaaatagaagtagaacaactgtttcaaaagaaagcaaagatagtaccaatagtaataggtgcttgggtgaattccaaaacatctggagcaccacttgaatcccatcggcattgacaaaatcaccatcagtcaattgcaaaaggcagctttccttggaacagcttacatcctacAACAATACCTTtactattattaaacaacatctgcctatcccaggttgTTGgaaaggactcaataggtggacaaaaatgccaaatctagtcTAAACGTCTGgttgactgtgtgaccaaccataataatgcaCTTTTCAGGTACACCTGTGAGTAGAATTAAAACTGGGATTCTAAGCAGTAAGATATATTAAGAATGTTATACTGTTGGCCAAGTTTTTCGTCCTTTGCTTTGCTTAGGTTCTTCCTTGAATTTAGGTTATTGAACAAGTTCCCTTTTTTAGTTCAACAATTTATCTTTCAGAAAAATCGTTTTCTGACTGTGACAACCATTTTGTGATGGCATccttgactctctctctctctctctcaaaactaTAGAAATCCCTGCTGTAATCTCAAATTCTTGTTAAGGATGTCCTGTTCTCAAGAGTCAGAGCTGTGCAATATTAAAAGTCAGTGATTCACAATCAGGCCAGAAAGCGGAGCTGTTGAAAAGTCGAATATAGAGACATTTTGTTTTGAGATTACCAGTCCAGGATGTTCTTATACACAGGCTTAAGCTCTGAATCAGTTAACAGGGCTTTTCAAAAGAAGCTTGGTAGATTATAGCTCTGAACGGGAACTTCTGAGAAATCAAGATTCCTGGCCTGTTCACAGCCCATTGAATTCCTTGGCCAGGATCCAAAAGCTAGATAATGAATTCTGCTTGTGCAGCAGAGATACTCATATTTGTCTTACTCTTAGCAGCTACAAACCGTCTCCCACACTCAGGACATTCAGAAACAAGCTCGGACAGATTATGAGGAAGTACTTCAAGAATGACTCTGCTATGTACCTATTCAAGCTCTCTCATAAAGGGGCTTTGTTGATTTGGCTCTTGAACCCATTGCAACTAAACAAGTTTGGGTTTATAGTAAAGGATGTAGCTGCTGCTGTGCTTCTTAATTTATACAAGCATTAAATTATCATGATACAGTTTCTTACTAGAAGCACTTTAAGAAttcttatttgaaatattttaacctGCAAAAGTCAAAATGCTCTTacttttaagaatttaaaaagtagGACCTTATATCACTGCCAGTACTCTAAATGTTGAAAGTCTTCTGTGTGGCAATCCTTCAGGTACCTGAAATGTGCTATGATATCCCCACTTTGGTTGTCTTATTTCTAAAGCTAAACATACACGATAATCTCAGTCTCACCTCATAAAACTCAGATTTCTAATCCTGGGATCATTCCTGTGGACCTTATTGGCCCTTCtggtttctctgaatctttcttgaAACATGGTGCAGAGAACTGAATACACTACTCATGTGGGGTCCAACCAGTGCAGACTGTGTGAAGTTATTTCTTGTGATTTGGAAACTCTACTTGATGTGATCTGAACATGCATTTGCCTTTTAAGCAGTTACATTAccctgctgactcatattcagcttgTGCTGAGCTCCTATTTTTTGTAAACATCATTACCAAACCACATGTCCCATGTCCCATACCTGTGTAACCTATGTGAAGAATTTAGCATTTGTGTCTGTTAAATTTCATAGTTATTTTTCAGCCTATTTCTCTAATGCATCCAGATAGTTTTGAATGTCTTCTGCAGTATCAGCTATCTTACTCAGTTTTGTGTCATTTTCAGATTTGGTAAGAGACAGGATGAGGACAAAGCCTTCTGTATTTTGTAACATTCTTGTCTGGTAtcagaaaaatatgcattttttttccttttctgcaaaagTGCAAAGTCTGAAACAGCAAACCCTTGCAGATGCATTCTTATCCAAAAATGTTCTTCCTAATAAAACACCCTATCAGTCCCTCCTGGCTTCTGGTGCAGATTCCCATAGGATATGCATAAGCTCCATGGTTTAAAAGCCTCATTTCTGCACTCAGTGGGCTAGAACTACTCTCATCCTTTTGAACAGTAGAAACAAATGGTCAAAACATGGAACTTGTTTTCCAAATTGTGAACCCTATAACCATAACTGAACTGAATCCCACAATTCTGTCATCTTCGTGTTCTTATTATCCCTGCAAGGAGAATTGTATGTTAAATGCCTATTGTAGGAACAAGagacaattgttgtttattcgttcagtcgcttccgactctttgtgacttcatagaccagcccacaccagagcttcctgtcggtcatcaacacccccagctcccccagggacgagtccgtcacctctagaatatcatccatccaccttgcccttggtcggcccctcttccttttgccttccactctccctagcatcagcatcttctccagggtgtcctgtcttctcattatgtggccaacgtatttcagttttgcctttaatatcattccctcaagtgagcagtctggctttatttcctggagtatggactggtttgatcttcttgcagtccaaggcactctcagaattttcctccaacaccacagttcaaaagcatcgatcttccttctctcagccctccttatggtccagctctcgcagccatatgttactacagggagcaccattgctttaactatgcggacctttgttgtcagtgtgatgtctctgctcttaactattttatcaagattgtcATTGCAATACAAGGCCCTAAAACCCCTTGTGGCCCACAAAAGCCTTGGGTGTGACCCCCACGAACATTCAAAAGGTGTAACCCACTTACAGTGTGAAGGTGCAAAAAGGGAACATTCTCAAATGATAACGGTGAAGAAATCAGATCAACTATATTTGATTTAAACTAAATgtgaattaaatcaaatcaaattttatttttttcctggctgtattcacactttttttttagagTGGGGGAATGCCCCTCCTGGCACAACACTCAGAAACCAAATAGACCATTATTTTGCACCCCTgctttaagtacaattatattcatttttattgtagtaCACTGACAGCatatcactgatttttttaaatcaaataacaACTTTAACTGTATCCTAGAATATTTAGAGGTAGCAGTACAATTGTGTTcgtgtgtttctttttaatttgtcatAGCAAATGGTAAGTTATTCGATAAATGGATAAGCTACAGACCAGAAGCTTCTGTGTGCACATGGACATGTTACTGTGTACCAGAAGTTCTGGACTGGTCCTTCCCAGTTTTCTTCAATGTCAGAGAAGCTTTGGGTGCCCAGTTCCACTGCAGATATAGTTCATTTTCTGGCACTGAAAATGAATAGGTAGTTTTTGCTTACAAGGAGCTCCATTAAAGATATCCAAGTTCAATGGAGCTTTGGGGCATAATGGTAGAAGTTTCAAGTTTATTGATCGACTTTAAATATATTAGTGCTATTGTCTTCAGTCCATTAAGAGACAGATTAATACAACTGGCTAAAATGGCAtgtatttttccttttgctttagtGGCTGAACAAGCAGAATCCATTGACAATCCATTACATGAAGCTGCCAAGAGAGGTAAGTGTAGGGTCAATACTGAACAAGGACTTCATCTGGTCTCTTCTCATTGATTTCTGGGCTGAAATAGATCATTCTGTTGGGGTTTGTTAAAAGTATACAGTACATTCTGTTGGTGAGCTTCCTCCTAACGACAGaggtttttgcttctttcttctccATCTGCTTTCAAGGATGCTTCAACTTTTAGGGACTGAGTTGagacaaaagcatttttttctacAATATACGCTGTCCTGTGGCAGATGAACAGTGGTGGATAGTATGAGAATGAGAAATGTTTGATTGTAGGAACTGGGAGGGAGGTTGGATTATCTGAGTCACTTTAACCCTTTTCtgtcttcaaaaagaaaaaatgtgcaagtattttttcccctccttagtTATTTCTGTATTTTGAGGCAAATAATTTGGCTCTCATGTTATGACACACCTTTGTCCAACTTGATGCTCTCCAATTGGGTGGGATCATAACTCCTTTCATCACCATCCGGAAATATGCACAAGGTTGGAGGcctttgtcaaaatgacaacagCAGCATTGTGCATCATAACTCAGTACActcatgtgacatcatgatgcacttACAAAAGGGGTGGTGCTTGTGTTGCAGTGGCGTGTTGCTGCTTTTGTTGGTTGACACTCATACCCATGCCTTTGACCTACTATAGTTAAAGGTTAGGGAAATATATTCTGTAGCTTTATTTTACCTGATAAATgtgattttatctttttataaatatatttcttgaaACAAGTACAGTTCATATACTATGCTGgcattaatatacagtatggtatagaataattcattattttaatgaattgATATGATAAATGATGTGATATAATAATTTGtcttaatagttttttttaagatgaacacatacataaataatcaaaataaacTAGTGAAATAACGTAAGGACTATATTATCTATTGCATTTGTTTAACAATCTTATTAATAGAATTAATCTGAAAGTGCCAATACTTCAATTTTATTTGGAACACACTCCAAGAAACTTATTTTCAGATACATTTCTAGAGATTATGATTAATACTGTAGTCCTTTGGAATATGACCATTTTATATGTCAATCCTTTTCATCTGTAGGAAGATATGAAAGTTTTCTTGCGATGCTTGCCCTCAATGGCAACTTTCTTTTGCCATGAAGTAATACCTGGTTGGCAGATAGTCTGAACCTGGGCGGCATATCAGAAACACCACTTTTTTCCCTGATGTATCTAACCATGCATGTTTCAGTCACTGGCATCAATGAAGTAGAAAAATAGCTGCTCTCCCTTTCTTCCCTGCTGATATGTGCTGGCAAGGCTGAGAAAGTTATGATTTTCCACTATGGACTTCTTCCCTATTAGCATTATTCTATCCATATTCTGCTGATTATATGGACAATTCATAATACATAGAtaaactgttttgttttcaagcacagaatactttttattattattttatctatatGATTTATGTCCTACTTTTATGCCCAAATACATAATTGTCCTCCTGCAAGAAGAATCttcttgtggggtgggggtgtagatagatggatggatggatggatggatggatggatgatagatagatagatgaaatagGTTGCTATATATATAAATGGAAAGATGTAGTCTCCAAGTGTTTTTCTGTCAGTTTCTTGGTATattacatttaatatttaatacatattttcttctttttcaggaaaCTTGAGCTGGTTGAGAGAATGTTTGGATAACAGAGTTGGTGTCAATGGCTTAGATAAAGCTGGAAGCACCGCCTTGTTTTGGGCATGTCATGGTGGACACAAAGGTACAGTGAAATTCAGTTTCAATTTTAGAACCTCGTTGTTTTCAACATTAAAGCCAACCTTATACTTcactgatttgtatttttttttaaatggttttgcacatattttgtattcatttctCTAATGTTTCTacttatatatgtatttttatctcTTATACATATTTTTTCAAGCATATTCACTATTGcatgccattttcatttttttacaaagaattttaatatatatatatatatatatatatatatatatatatatatatatgagagagagagatctttaatataaaatatatccaCATATTTTTGACTGGACTGCAAAATTTAGAGAAAACACCAAATGAAAATGTTGTTCATGGATTGGGATGTACAATTTGGCTTTCTTACCCTTTTCTTcacaaacatatacagtattatacTTTACTTAAGTCAAAGGATGTTCCTagatgtttcatttagtgagttAGTGAGTCCAGTTattacagcctttctcaatcagGGGCGATCTAAATATATCAGGATTACAATCTGGAGAATTTGCAATAGTCTGCCAATTATAAATCCTGGAAATTGTAATCCATGTGTTTTGGGGATATAgcttggagaaataaaaaatgaagcataTGATCAAGTTGTACATGatgattttattctattctaGCTGTTTGTCCAATTAATTTTCCcaaatctgaaaataataaaatgagccTCTTTGCTGATTAATTCAAAGTCTTGGCTTTCCTAATTTCTCAtgaagttttcctttttttcttcatttggtgTAGACATCGTGGAAGTGTTATTGGCACAGCCAAAGGTAGAATTAAACCAACAGGTAGGGAATGATACACTGAGTGGCTTTCAAGAATTGCCTTGCAGTAACATAATTTTGCAATTGAAATGAATGAAGCTGTTCCCTTTGAACCCTTACAGCTGGTTTTGTTCTCCTTCCACAGAATAAACTGGGAGACACAGCTCTGCATGCTGCCGCATGGAAAGGTTATGAAGATATTGTGGAAATTTTGCTGGGAAAAGGTACTGCATTTGTCAACTTACCTAAATTCTGAGTTAGAGGTCTATGTTTTCCAAGAAATTTGTGTTCTTAACTCACAAACTCTGTCCTATAACTGTTCTCTATTGGTCCACAGCAATTCAGCATGTTCTGAATAATGAACCTTAGTCTTCTGTTATATATCCAACTGTAATTTTCAGTATGGAACAAGCTAACATATTAAGCCATAGTTTCAAAGATAGTTTGTAGTGTTCTAAAATGAAACTTGTTGATTATTTACTAAAGGAGAAGGTTatcaaaagttgttgttgttgaatagacttatatggccaccaatTTGGAAGGACTCAAGTTTAGCACAAGACTCACATATGACTTTATTAAATCAAGATATGTTCATAGTACATAGCTTTGTGCAATTGTATTAAATATCAGGTGACATTTAATTTTGTACAGTTAAGTAACCATCTTTCCCCCACCTATTGAGGGGAAACTTCTCAATAAGACAGAGTCTTATTCCTGAAGATCCCCTACATCAACTAACAAAGAAATATGCATGGATGGAAATCCTCAGTGGAACCTGAAATTATTGCTTTGGTCCTTTAGAACATCAAGTAGATTAAACCAAGCTCTGGGTATCTCATAGTATCTGCTACCAGGGAGTTGACTTGAAGCAGTTACTAAGAGGGCCACATCCACAAAACTGCAGAATCAGACAAGAGCTGCCACTGCAAAACTGCCCTATTCTGGTTGCCAATCTGAAGCCCCCAGATGGCCATGGAACATGAAGTCCTCCTGCAGCCATCCAGATCTGTTTGGATTGCAACGGACTGGAAATTCTAATTGTTGCAATTTAAAAACTTTGTAGAGAAGCCCAGGATATTGCTGCATTTATGCTGCATTCTAAAGCTTCCACTGTGTGAGAAATTATGTCATTGTTATTGAGGCTTATTTTAAACCTTGGGTACATTttatgtacataaataaatatcagatgaAATACTGAGAAGGGTTGTTGACCTAGACACTAACCTATGATTCTGAAACTCAGGCAGGGATCTTTCACTTTACAAAACATTTGGATTTACTtcagtttactgaataaaccacaagtgGCTGGGGTCATGCACCATGatatttataaaccatggtttacaaactcaTAGTGACTgggtcacacaacatgctaagccaaaattaggcaaaccacattatggcttaacataacATAAATGACACCAGTCCGAGTCTGAACTTCAGTTAAACAGTGAAAATGCCATTAGCCATGCTTGATTCAGAGGGGTCTTATTCTATATCTTTGCATTTCTATGATGAAAGCCCTACGTATTTCACATTAGATGGGAAAATAGTTCAGTTTTTAGATAAGAATTGAAAATAAGATAAGAGGGATTTTGTTTCTCTGTCCAAACTTAGATACAGTTGCCCTGTATTCTGTTTTCATAAAGGTGCCAGAACAGACTTAAGAAACAATGAGAAAAAATTGGCTTTGGACATGGCTACCAATGCTGCCTGTGCTTCCTTgcttaaaaagaaacaagggCAAGGTAAGTTTTAGCTTTTTCTCCACTTGTGGTTCTCCCAGGACAACTGGACCCCTCCAAGGGACAGAAGGCTTCAGTAGACAGGTGGCTACCCAAAGAGAAGATATGCTTTCAAACAATTTCCACTCTTAACTAGGATTAGCATGTCATGGGAAGACCCAGTTCCAGTCAGTAATGGGATTGGAAATAACTAGTCTTATCCCAAAAGAACTCTGAGGTTTGGGGGGTTTAAACAACCTTCCCTCAGTGAGGCAGTTTCCAAATTCCACCCAGTTCATTGTCTATTCAAGAAGAACTGGGGACAATGAGAAGAGTCTCCATTACAGCCCTCACTGCCAAAGCCTGCAGCCCAGAGTCCAATTCCCAAGTACAGATGGATACTGactgtggctttcctggccaaTGGGAAAAGGGCCAACAACATAACAACAGAATGTTAATAATATCCTGGCACAGAGGCTCATGAGATGCCAAGCAAGACTGGAGAAAGCAGCTAAAGACACTCCATCCTCCAAAATGGAGGCTTTGGACTCAGCATGGGTGATTGTGATTGTGTGCTGCTCCAGCGACTACTAAGGAGATATGACTGGGTTAGTGGCTGACTGAGTTAACCTGTTCTGCAAATTCAGGGCTAGCTCACCATTCTTTCCCCCCTGCAAAATATATGAAATGCTCTGAGgagaaaaaaaccaaccaaccaaccaaccaaccacaaaaACTCTTAATAGACTTGGCAAAatgccaattaattaattaatacaatttatatagctgcccatctcaaatacataactctgagtggcttaccattaaaaacaagacaaaagaccagaatgcaatataaaaacatacaaaaagctTATAAAACCATATAAGAAACCATATAACATAATCCTGAGGTACCAAAACAACAATGATGATGGCAAATGCttgaaatataattatttttagaatGTAGAGATACATTTGGAATGTGGGAAA
This window contains:
- the OSTF1 gene encoding osteoclast-stimulating factor 1 isoform X1; the protein is MSKPPPKPAKPGQVKVFRALYTFEPRTPDELYFEEGDIIYISDMSDTNWWKGTCKGRTGLIPSNYVAEQAESIDNPLHEAAKRGNLSWLRECLDNRVGVNGLDKAGSTALFWACHGGHKDIVEVLLAQPKVELNQQNKLGDTALHAAAWKGYEDIVEILLGKGARTDLRNNEKKLALDMATNAACASLLKKKQGQDIMRTLSNAEEYLDDEDSD
- the OSTF1 gene encoding osteoclast-stimulating factor 1 isoform X2, whose translation is MSKPPPKPAKPGQVKVFRALYTFEPRTPDELYFEEGDIIYISDMSDTNWWKGTCKGRTGLIPSNYVAEQAESIDNPLHEAAKRGNLSWLRECLDNRVGVNGLDKAGSTALFWACHGGHKDIVEVLLAQPKVELNQQNKLGDTALHAAAWKGYEDIVEILLGKDIMRTLSNAEEYLDDEDSD